Genomic DNA from Lactuca sativa cultivar Salinas chromosome 8, Lsat_Salinas_v11, whole genome shotgun sequence:
tctctctctctccaaatcaAACCCATCTCTCTTTTGTGACTGTCGACTTCCCCTTTTGCTTCTACTCTCTTCTCCCTTTTCTTGATTAAGCTTTTTGACAGCAACAACAAGACGAGTTCCATGATTAGTAGTCTCATCGATCCAACCCTTGAAAACCGATTCCAAATCGTCTTCTCCCAGGCACTATAAGTTTCTCTCGGATATCAAGTGTTGTAATCGCTGGTGACGACAGAAGGAGTGATAATAACTCCGGTGAGGAGCTAAAGATGTCGACGCTTGAATTCCTCGTTGAGGAAGCGAAGGGCCTGAGAAAGGATCTTGGATTGTACCTGTTTAATTTCGATATGATTAGATATGGTGAAGGAGATGGGTATCTGGTGATTGATATGAATTACTTCCCTGGTTACGAGAAATTTCCTTCTTATGAAACTGTCATGATTGATTTCTTCTTGAATGTAATGAAATTGCAGGAGTTGGAAAATATGAAAAAGAAGGAGATCGACGACAGGTGGAAATTTGGTAATCAAAAGTAGATCTGATAATGAAGTTGATGAAGTAGATATGATAAACAAGGTGTCTTATAGGGGGGGCTGTTTTTAGTTGCAGAAACACACTGAAGAATGGGTTATGATTATGATCGATTCTAGGAAGAAAGATTCAAAAGCAGTCGGTTTTATGCCATTAAAATGGGTTATGAATCGAGTGAAGAAATTCAACATGTTACAGTAGGAAATTGGAGGCAAGATTGGAATTATTCACTGCGGAGTATACACTTCTCATCACGTCTGCAAATCAATCGAAACTAGCACCAAAAAGCAACAAGAACATCATCATACAAACATCTAGCGACAAGTGAATAAAGAAAAGAACTTGATTTCTTCTGTGTTTATTTACATTCTTCAAGGGCTATTGATTATTAGTGAATAATGGGGATGTAATTATCGAGCTTAACATGATCTGGCACTTGATCATgtattggagagagagagagagagagagagagagagagagatggggtgGGATCCCTtgcatattaaattttatttattttttaattttttttaaaagtaatagaaaacctcataaatggtccctgggtaatgaaatgacaaaaatgcccctcacttaatggctaaatggtaacggagtGAGTCGGggggaccaaatgttaaaagttttgaaaccacatggacgatctgtgaggttttttgaacttagagactaaacttgatattttcgaaaaccacaggggccatttttgaagttttttcttTCTTATATTATGGTAATTAGTTGGTTTGGGTATAATCAAGAAATAATAGTGTCATGGTGGGATGGCAAGTCCACCATGCAATTTacatcatttttcttataaataaaaTGTAATATAGTCGTAAAAGGGGGATCGGTcatcggggaaatggttgtattcaatcaccaatgcaatccaaTTGAACAAGTGAAataaaactaactaactacaactAAACTAGGGATAATTGTTTAAAAACTAAAAGACTTCAATAACTAAAAAGCTTGAAATTAAGCAAGatggtgagatgctcaaatattggagaaAATTGGTCAACCAAGGTAATTCAACACAATGGATATTTGTTTTTctatcattaggattcaataaATAAGCTTATCATTCAACCCAAATTGGTTaaagcaatcatgaagcatgatatgccaaaaaatttcaaaggagtatggaggttgggaaagcccacaacacaccttcttaatcataATCAAGAACCTAATTGAAGCAATTGAACTCAAGAGAAtcgattagccttaagaatgaaggaactcccaattcctagaggatgtcaatgcttacacattcataaaggagtcatgatccataagctagagatgatttatATCATCATAAAGCCCTTGTACTAAGCAAATTCAATGATTCAAACCAAAGAAAAAGACTAACAATTTCTCATCAAGTACCAAACTCAtgatcaaagtattaaacaagcgtaAGAATtatgaactagaatcataaacatgagATAAATGAAACCAAAACATTAATcctttaaaactcataaatatccAAGGGTTTAGCCACTCATGGAAACAAGAGAACAATCACAAAAGTGTTTTATCATCAAGAAACTAGGAATTACTAGAAGGATGAGAAGAATGTAGCTCTAGATCTCCAAAAATGCCTCCAAGGTGCTCTAATGATGGAAAGATTGAAGTGTGGTTGTCAaacctaaccccccccccccccccaaggtaAATAATGAGCCAAATGACAAAAAAAATGCCCCTAATTGTGCATTTGTACGGGTACCCTCGCAAACTTGCACTGGTGAGACCCCACCCTCGCAAATGGTGCTGAAACATTGTTGGCTCTTTTTCTCCACTAATCAATATTCTTTTGGTCCCCTCCACACCTCACATGATTCAAAATGGACCaatgatcttcaagcttcaatATGTATAGTCCAAGTCCATTTTCAAGAGTCTATGACCCATCTTCATAATCACACTTCATCCAAGTCTTCAACATGTCAAGCCCTAATTCTTCATTGATGGATCTGTAAAGCCCAATAACTCTTTGCAAGCCCACCAAGACCAACAACATGCTAATTCGCAACTGCAACGAGACTCCAAAAGCCTGCAAAACACCTcatgcaaaatagaaagtaccctAGACGATCCAAGAAAAAGAATGAGATAGAATATGCAATGCAGTAATAATAAGAATGGGCTAaaaatgctaaaataaactataaaaaaaatgagATAGAATAAACtatcatgttattttttatttggaTTTGTATTGAGTTTTGATTATGTTTAATATGGATTTTATATggttatattttttataaataatcaagAAGTTgattatgtattttataaaaaaaaactgttGGATTCAGCAAAAAATAacacataagggtaaaatggtcatttttgtaATTCAACATTACAATTCAAAGATTCCAACCAAACAACATTTAAAAATacaatcttaaaaattcagaccttCTTAGAAATTTAAACATCTTAAAAATTAGATCCTACCAAACAACCCATAGGCCCTAAATGTGTGTATAACTATCTTTTCTATGGTGTTAGCTTTACCTAGCCTAATTGCAATATAATCATTCGTTGTTACTAAAAGAAGTTTTCATATGATTACACTAGTTAATTTCATGATCTTCTTTCAACCAAAACGCATTCTTTCAAATCTGATTTGTGTAGCCTTAGACTAGCCTGTATGACAAAACTTATTGACCTTTTCACCAATTCATTGTTTTGGGTATTGTGTAAACTGTAAAGTATGTTAAATTTGTTTAATCCAAAATTCTCAAGATTAGGATCTTAATTACCTATGATCGTAAATTCGTTGTCAAATTACTTATACATTAGTTGATGTTGATTAAGACATTGATGATGGAATTTACCTTTACTTCTTGAGTGATAAGCgttgttcttgtaaatgaaaaTCATAATAAACAGGAAGAAAACATCTTAAAGTGCAATTGTTACCATATACAACTAAAGACATAAAAGATCACAGAGGGGCTAACGTATTTGTTGATATGCCTAATTTGAGATTAGTAGATAAAGTTGTGATGTTCTATGAAGCTATATGTGATTTGTAAAGCTCGACTTTGAGTCGAATGAAAAAAATTTGAGGCTCAGTTTCTAGCAGAATGTACAATTTTTTTAGGTTGTGTATGAGGTTTTTGAGAAGAATTGACTAATTTCGTAGGGTTTAGAAGAGTAAAGATTAAACAAATATCTTTGATTTGATGGGTGGAACATCTAAACCGGTTATTGTTTGACCTTACaaaataacattttaattatGGACCTTTTTGTAATTGTAGAATTTAGGAAATCGACTTTACTTCTCAACATGAGCAATTGCTTTTTACGAAATAACGTGTGGGATAATAACAGAacggagaaattaaatatcctcctacaatTTCTTTCTATCATCCTCTTATCCATGTCAAATGATGACAtatgtcatatttaatttttcttaataATATTGTAATCCACTTGTCATCATTTAATATGAGTAGGAAGATAAGTACGAGAAAattgtaggaggatatttaatttctcaacaAAGACATGACTTCGGTAGGGTAGTTGGTGTGCATTTTGGTTTAGGTTTGGCTTGAAAAACGGTTGTCTTTTGTTTTCAAAAGGTAATTAAGACTTTTATCAACAAATTTGTCTTTGCGTTTTACTTCTTCTTTGCTTGTCAAAATTGGCAACATAGTCTTGGATAATACTATACGATATAAACGTGTTCAAAGCAActtttagaagaaaaaaaaaagtgtattttgatttatttttttaactctttAGTCTTTAAACGATCGATGGTGTTAATTATACCATAAAACATCATGTATAACCCGAGTCCCGAAGTATAACACTTCATGATTCTTTAGCTTAAGGTTTGTTTGCCCTTGTATATAAATACTGAAAACATTAAATGGAGATCCATCCCTCCTAAACAACCTCTTTCTTTTTGATTGGACGGTTGGACCCATTCATTTAATATATATTGTATTTATGAAACTAATACGTCTATCATTGATATTAATTTAACGATGATGCCATCACTTTGTGGCCACAGAttcagaaaaaaataataataaaataaagatcGACATTCTTTTTTCTTTAATGATATGATGATGTTCTTCTCTCATCCCTTTTCACATGCCAATATTCAATTCAAATCCatgatataataataatagtaactgTAATTATATATAAATGCTGATAAGACATGTgatgtgtagagagagaaagaaagaaagaaagagataaATTTGGTAGCCCCCATTGACCTTAATTGTTGTATTCTTGCCAGACGTTTACGTCTTAACCACCATCTGAATTATTTATATCTTCTTCCAAACGAAAAACAAAACGTGAACACCTGCTGCCTacgaaagaaagaaagaaagaagaaagaaagaaagaaagaaagaaagaaagaaagaaagaagatgaTGAAGGTTGGCGTAATGGTTGAGCTTTTTGAAGAATATCAAATGGTAATGGACATTTTGAGAGAACGCATGAGGAGCATTCTTAATCAAACCACCACAAGAACTGCAACTCCTTTTTCAGTGTTCTACAGCCACCCTGATTCCTCTTCTTTCATTGTATTTTTCTAGCTTTTCTTCTTTTGATTTATATATCTTTATAGAATTAATCTGTCCCTAGCtatatattttgttataattCTTTCATCAACAGAGCGAGCAATTCAAGCACTTTCAGTCACTGGTATAATTGAGTTCCTTATAGAGTATATGCTAACATTTATGTATATAATACCTCTTTTATTAACTTAAATAGTGATCGTTTATATATCTTAATTAGCTCCATATTGAAAAGATGAACAAACGATTTCAATATTGTTATATAAGATTTTGTGGAAGAATTTTAGGAATGGTTGGTTGCCTTGGATTGATGGATATGATGTTGCGGAGGAATTTCTTATCAACTGATCACCAATACATGTTTTGCATTGTTTTTATTTTCCAATGGATTTGAACTTGCTCTCACAAATACTCCTATGGTGGATCCATAACAAAAATCAATTGGTCcacaatataataaaataaattcgTCTAAATTTACGATGGGACCCATTGCCAAGGTGTACAAGCACCCCCGCCTTTTGGATTTACGTAGAATACCGAGAAAAAATTGGTGCATTACATGAGATGAGTTTTGTTCTTCCTTAATTAAGATGTATGAATGAGGCAAGAGGTGGTAGGTAACCTTACCTTACCACATTTCCCACCCTTCCCAAATGCCACATTAGGTTTTTCATTCTCATTCCTTCTCTTTCCAAAACACATAGAAAATTAGAAATAGTCACTCCTAGGTTCTATACCTTCCCCCAATcgattaaaaaaaaagtaaaagatgaAGAATGATAGAGAGTCATAGAAGCTCGTCATGGCAATCTTGTAAGGAGTAAGGACACCTAGGGTAGTGTTGGGTAGTGTTCCCAACAGTACCTTCCATCTCGTGTCTCCCGCATCGACACTAATACCTTGAATGTTATTTAAAACTATGATATAAAATATGGTGTTATTTATGTGGACAATTCAGTTTTATTCCAAAAGTATACGTTCTCTATTGTGGAGTATACCTGACCATCATTTGTCGGTTAATGGAAGAAAATTTATTGAATGTTGACATTTTTATGTCAATTTTAACATTCATTAAAATTATGTTCCTATTTATTGTGGACGTTCTATTTATACCTATCTAAATTGAAATAAACAAAAAGAATTGGTTGCTAAATGAAGGAATAAAAGACTGGAGGGGTAGAAGTGGAttggataaaaaaaaaattaaaggtaGTTTTGTAAAGTAAGAAAGTGTAAGTGGTaactctttttctttttatcttttttctaaaagaaaaaattgcaaaaatggtccctatggtatgcaaatttttgggTTTTTAGTCCAAACCATGATTTTTTTTGGATTGGTATTCTTTTGAGCTGGTTTCTTTACGTTTTTGGTCCCTCGGtaaactaaaaagactattatgcccttctaatatattttttatgctttttttacttaatttaaatgaaaaataaaataattacctaatttggggctcacctctctctctctctctctctctctctctctcttgtaggAAAGCACCATAGATCTGTACAAACATGTTAATGTCCCTGTGACCTCCTAATACCCCTAACCCCAAATTTAAGAACCCCAAGAAAAGTAGAAAAGAACGATCGATCATTTGATCTTCAAGCTTCCTACTCTAGGAACCGAAGTTCCACTCTTTGTTGATgaatttcttcttcttcaccaatcAAACGAGCCATGTGATgaatttcttcttcttcacccATCAAACAACTATAGTGAAATTCTCTAAGTGATCTGAAAGTCGCATTACTCATCCTCTGTTTGAATCTCTGACTAATTGACTTCTAGCTTTCCAAACCCCAAAAAATTCAGAACCGGTCCTAGCTTTCAAAGTGTATACAAAGAGAAATAATAGATCTGATCATCCCCTCATCTTTTTTGCAATCGATGCAGAACCtggtggcaacaagtctaaaaaacgAATCAAGAACAAGGTAATGGAGGTGGTTATGTAAAGAAGATGATGCAGGAGGTGATGCTGGTGTTGTAAGGTTTGTTGAAACGATGGAGGTTGATACAGGAGGGTAATTGAGGTGATGGTTGGTGCGTAGATGGAGATGGGTCTGCAAATTTCTGGGTTTGTAAACTGGGAACCAAATCCCCGATTGTGTGGTGTATGTATATGCGTATGTGAGGAGAAAATGGGTAATGGATGAGTTGGGTTTGGATTTTTGAAGAAGATGACGGTGTTGAAGTATTTGAATTGCAGGTTAGATTTTAAGTTTAAGCTCTTGGTTTTGATTTAAGGTTAGAATTAGATTTCAACAATGGTGGTTATAGGGTGGAAGCAGACGGTGGTCAAAGGGtaagggtggtggtggtggtggtggcaggcgGTGGTCAAAGGGTGGTGATTGTGGAAGATATTCTTAAGTTCATGAATATGTTCTTGAGATTATGAAGATGTGTTCTTAAGATTATGAAAGTGTTCCTGggtgttggggggggggggggggggggggggggggggagagagagagagagagagagagagagagagagagagagagagaggtgggtcctttattatttttttaattattaaaataaataaatattaaattttacgaaaaatgaaaaataaataccccaagggtattataatCATTTCAATTTTTGGAGGGACTATTTTCACATCAAACCACTCCAAAAAGACtaacaatccaaaaaagtcgtggtttggactaaaaccccaaaatttgcATACCATATGGAccgtttttgcaattttgtctttctaAAATATCACTAAACTTTTCTTTGTCTAGCTAGCGATtgtataaaaatagaaaataaaatataaaaaagactTTTGTGTTGCGTTAACATTCATTGAAATCCGttaaaataattacttgtatACCATCTTATATTCGGTCTTTTAAAAGTCGAAATGTTTGGCCGAATATGCCGACTTGTCGTAGGGGTAGAGAAAACCAACCAAACAAATCGGATTTATCAGACTCATTATAAATAAATCAATTATAAATCAGTCAAACTCTGtcaaaaaaatcaacaaaaatgtcaaaaataatagaaaatcggAAGCCTTGATTTACCTAATCCATTAAATATCTACATTTTCGGAACATTGCTATTTTACTCCTAAAATCACTAATATTATCCCTAATGGGAATTGAACATTTGACATTATAGAACGACGGTACGCTAAGGCTTTTTGGTAAATATTTATACTTATGGCGTGGTCATTGGTAGATTTCCATGAAGAATAGAAAAAGATGGAGTCCACATCCCACAATTCCACATCATCGAAGATGGCGAAAATGAGTAGAAGACTATGAACAATTAAACAGTTAAACTATGaacaattaaatattttaaaataagcTTTTGGAGCTTATTAAATATGGACATATGATAGGCATGAATATGAttgttgacttttatttttaaacaCTTAAACATGAATATTTGTACgattatttatctattttattagaatattgataatatttatttattttttaaataaatgcgTTTACCACTTATGGTCATTACCTAATTCCTAGTACAATAGACCGACTGATCAACCGGCTATTTTtcttaaataaatcatttatttagtACAACATTGGATTGCAGAGCAGCTAGCATCTCATGACTTTTAcagatttaattttatttattcgaCGTTAcatatttaaataaattgtaaaatatattaaattcacaaaaaaaaaaaaaaaaaaaaaaacacacacacacattaaaaAACTTTCCTGGACCcaatatgtacaaaaaaataacaataataataaatagtGTCCATTTTATTAACACTAAAAATGAACTAAACCAGTGAAACCAGCTAAACCCAAGCATAAAGATAAGGATGTAAACTGaacccaaaaaaaatatatatttaggaTCCAGGATGTACGAAAAAATAAATTGTTTAGTGGATTCATCATTTTTCCCTAAAAGTATTTCTTAACAAAGGATTTTAGGGCAACGAGTTTTTTGATACTCGTATTCTTATTTCTTGGTAAATAGATAAATTTGGGAGTGTATTGTGTTTATTTCCTTTTTGTACGTGATTGAAAGTTTTTATGATAAAAACCCTCCTTAAAGatattttttattcttttcttttatataaaCGTTAAATTCCCTCCAACCAGTTGCATTatatttatagatttattaataaaattagacgtataagtgttgattttgtCATTATTTACTAAACATTAAAAATGGATTAAATTAAACCTTAAACTTTCTAATATCACCATCTAGCCAAATTCCGTAACCATTTGCCAAAAGAAATAGctaaaaaaagtaataaaataaCCATTAAAATTGTGTTAAGCTTGAATGTGTTGCGATTTCGAGTATGGCTGaattttttataatttcttttaactttaaagtttaaacacttgtaacattTTCATATGATCTCGATTTTGGATGATTATTTTCATATGACCTCGATTTTAAATTATTACTTTTGCAGTGAATTCTTTGTTATGATTATTTTCATATGACCTCGATTTTAAATTATTACTTTTACAATAAATTCTTTGTTATCTTGTCTACACTTTAGGCTTCAAAACCTCCCAATTCGATTCCTTAATACTCGACTTATTTAGCAACAAACATAACATAAGGTCATCGGGTATGGGGTGTTTCCGCACATGAAGATCTATATGGAGGCGATGTCCACGCATCAACACCGTCCCAAATGGACGTAAAGGTGGTGAGGATTGAAGTTGGTCATGAGTTTTCACACCCAATAAAAACATTTCTCCCAAAACTCTCATTGTCAACATTGTCAACATACCTCGTAGCTTAAGGTGTTGCACACTTCCaaataaaaatcaaacaacaCAGCAATTTCCAAAGAcgataagtttttttttatttttatcaaatacTTATTTGTTTTTGTATGAGTATATTCATTGTCGCCTTAATTACACATTACAACCTTTAGGGTGCATTTATTATGCTTTGTTTATGGGGACTGATTTATCCACTTAATATTGATTATGTATCGACAATTATATCCTTAATTTTAATTTCCAAATATTGAAAATATTAAAAAGAGAAAGCCACAAGTTTGGAAACTACAAAAATGACACACGCGAAACAATCATTCTTCCTCCTTCTGGTGATGTTTGTTCTTCAGCCGATCCTACTTCTTCAGCCTACTGGTAACTCCTaatttgatgtttgattttgtTTATTCAACCCACTTTCAAATAACTTCAGCGAAAGATTAAATATAACGATCTTCTTAAATAAAAAGTAAATCAAATTGTGTTGTTCCCAACTCTCTATGCTTAACGAATCCAAACCAAAAATtctaataaacatataatcaaacaatTGGTGTGCAAGGACAATAGCAATGTAGAGTTTcaacatgtattttttttttcatgccTTCCATAACTAACAACGAGGAGTCCATACCAAAAAGTTTCAAATAACTTAGagaaattaaataaaatctaaacAATTGTACAGTAGAAGTAAACTGTAATAGACTCTGTACATGTGGAACTGATGACAAAACTCCTACAATAAAACCAATAATCGGATGATTGATAACTGCAATGCTTAGAACTGAAAGATCAATTATGGAGACCCTGAAACTCGATGTTGGAAGATCGAGAAATTAGAAAATCGATGTTGGAGTTGGCGATCGATTGTTGATGACGATGGAGAGTCGGATGATAAATTGATAACTACAAGGGTTTTTTTGGATCGAATGTTGATCAACAATGGGTGTTGTAGAGATTGGACTATTTGGAACAGATGGTGCCAATGGTTAAGATGTGTCGATTAGTAATTTCAAGGTTATAATCTGTTGGTAGTTCATACTTGGAAAAAAAATGTTTCTCTTTTCTGTGTAttagaatttaaaaataattaaggTTATAAATGTCCATAAATAATATTTTCTGTGAATTAATAAAAAAAGCAAAGTGGATAAATCATTTCCTTTGTATATCTGCCTCAACTAACATTACAACACTTGGGTGACATTTATGATGCTTTTATACATGATTTTTGTAGCCCTAAACATGTGTGCATGCCATGCCATGCCATTTTGTAAAACTTCGTTGTTTCACTAATTTTCTTACTTCTTCATGAATTTCACTAAATGCATTCTAGACTTTTACATTTACAATAACTAGTATACTTAACGGCCCTATTTTCCCGAAAAATACCTTAGACCACAACAAAACACCAAAACAAAATGGCTGCAGCTAACTGGTAAATTAacttattttttgagtttttttaagtATCATATTTGACAAATTAAAAAATAGCTAATaagctaatttaaaaaaaaaaaaaaaaaaaaaaaaaaaaaaaaaaactatttagactagctttttatgaGCTTCTTTTTAATTTCCTAAATATATCCTTTTATTAATTCTAAAAAAGaattcttttaaatatttttatatttttcaactTACTTTTCAACCATTTTTaccaaaaaaacatttttatcaaCTGTCTTTTCAGACAAACATAGTTttaatcaaaacatatctaaCTTATCTTTATTTTAGCTAACTTATGAAAACCTTTATTTTCGTTTATCTTTATTCATTCTGGGGGATATCATTAGTATATACACACATTATATTTCCACTTTTCGACTCCAATAATTAAGATACGAATCTAGCTCGTACTTAATGTTCTTGTACCTAAAGAGATTAAAGCTATGTTTGgcggactagctgaaaagctagctgatggctgaaaaattagttgttaaataaaaagctagctaataaaaataacgtttggtaaaactaactGAAAAGCTagatgaaatatataaaattacataaaagaacatgtaagagtatgtatttctataattaattaagaggtgtatttggaaaaattttaaaaagctcctaaaaagctagtctaagtagcttttcaaaaagctagcttatcagctaaattttttggcttaccaaacacgacaacataaaaaagctcgaaaaataagctagctgttGCGCGCCAAACACAGTCTAAGCAGTTGTAGTTGTTGTAGAGACTATCCTCTGGAAAATATAAGCAGATTCTCAGGCGTAAGGAGCAAATAGTTTTTAGGGAAGTGATCACACGATCTTACAACTATCAAAGCAAATCAATCATCAACACTCCCATTTCAATCCTATTTCCAAGTTCCAACAATCTCCAATTGCTCCCAAATAGATACATGAAGCTGCGTGTAGGCTTATAATAAGCTCTGAAAAAACCTATGTTTGAAATTGAAAGCTCTGAAATGGCATAGGGGCACCATTTACAAGCATCATGGTCGAAATAATGATATGTAGGGGCACCATTTACAAGCATCATGGTCGAAATAATGATATGAATTTTGCATGAACATGTAAAGATGATGATGAAATTGTCAATGCATTCTCATTGCAGAATCAAAACTGCTCAATGTAAAAAGAAAGAATCCAAAACTAAGAGAAGGAAAGACAATAAAATAAGTGTCACCTAAGTGGTGAGCTCCATGATAGCACTGACAATGTCCCCACTTTGGTTCTTGAGAGCCTTGACAGCCTTTGGTCTAGACACACCTGCCTGTGTCATAACCAATTCAATATCTCCAGCAGAAACACCAGCCTCAtcaacctcctcttcttcttcttcctctgcaTGTGCATCAACTGCAGCAGAAGTATTTGCCTTTGCCATAACAGAGCTCAAATCAGGCACTCTAAACTGTTGAGCAGCTTGAGTCTGCAGTTGTGAGCTCAGATCTTCAATCTTTGCCTCTCCGAATATGACATAGGTATCAGAGTTGGGGCTTTTGAAGACATCAGGTTTAGAGATGTAAAACATCATCTGCGTCATCGATAAAGATACCTCTTAAACGCCATTCTCATGATAACTAAATCACTAACAGAAACAGAAATCAGCTTACGTTTTTTGTTCTTTTGATGGTGACTCTGCTCACACCAAGAACAAGT
This window encodes:
- the LOC111903393 gene encoding nascent polypeptide-associated complex subunit alpha-like protein 2 isoform X3 is translated as MPGAIVEEIETQQKLEHDEHPIVEDVKDEDDHDHEDADSDDDEDDKEDGAQGGGNESSKQSRSEKKSRKAMLKLGMQLVLGVSRVTIKRTKNMMFYISKPDVFKSPNSDTYVIFGEAKIEDLSSQLQTQAAQQFRVPDLSSVMAKANTSAAVDAHAEEEEEEEVDEAGVSAGDIELVMTQAGVSRPKAVKALKNQSGDIVSAIMELTT
- the LOC111903393 gene encoding nascent polypeptide-associated complex subunit alpha-like protein 2 isoform X1: MPGAIVEEIETQQKLEHDEHPIVEDVKDEDDHDHEDADSDDDEDDKEDGAQGDAGGNESSKQSRSEKKSRKAMLKLGMQLVLGVSRVTIKRTKNMMFYISKPDVFKSPNSDTYVIFGEAKIEDLSSQLQTQAAQQFRVPDLSSVMAKANTSAAVDAHAEEEEEEEVDEAGVSAGDIELVMTQAGVSRPKAVKALKNQSGDIVSAIMELTT
- the LOC111903393 gene encoding nascent polypeptide-associated complex subunit alpha-like protein 2 isoform X4, with amino-acid sequence MPGAIVEEIETQQKLEHDEHPIVEDVKDEDDHDHEDADSDDDEDDKEDGAQGGNESSKQSRSEKKSRKAMLKLGMQLVLGVSRVTIKRTKNMMFYISKPDVFKSPNSDTYVIFGEAKIEDLSSQLQTQAAQQFRVPDLSSVMAKANTSAAVDAHAEEEEEEEVDEAGVSAGDIELVMTQAGVSRPKAVKALKNQSGDIVSAIMELTT
- the LOC111903393 gene encoding nascent polypeptide-associated complex subunit alpha-like protein 2 isoform X2 → MPGAIVEEIETQQKLEHDEHPIVEDVKDEDDHDHEDADSDDDEDDKEDGAQDAGGNESSKQSRSEKKSRKAMLKLGMQLVLGVSRVTIKRTKNMMFYISKPDVFKSPNSDTYVIFGEAKIEDLSSQLQTQAAQQFRVPDLSSVMAKANTSAAVDAHAEEEEEEEVDEAGVSAGDIELVMTQAGVSRPKAVKALKNQSGDIVSAIMELTT